One window of Chloroflexus aggregans DSM 9485 genomic DNA carries:
- a CDS encoding GIY-YIG nuclease family protein gives MKTVRKNFMSNYNFYIYILTNWNNKVMYIGITNNLERRIYEHKNKMVDGFTKNITLINWSTMNTRPRGNC, from the coding sequence ATGAAGACCGTTCGGAAAAATTTTATGAGCAACTATAACTTCTATATTTACATCCTTACTAACTGGAACAACAAAGTTATGTATATTGGTATCACGAACAACCTTGAACGCAGGATATATGAACATAAAAACAAAATGGTAGATGGTTTTACTAAAAATATAACGTTAATAAACTGGTCTACTATGAACACACGTCCACGCGGCAATTGCTAG
- a CDS encoding family 16 glycoside hydrolase — translation MSGVKWSGAGQSLTELGILIGLIAAVVIVGLTMTGEGTRDALCQAASAFGVTCGDLLRDTFVTLDSWAIHHGRWQLRDGRLCIDGPGRIYRPLDRHDYIIEVDMARITRGNGYGVFFRDSGGEKFNGYSFQYDPGYGRGAFIIRKWVNGNELSMPIARTNAPLNYDWYGTDRRVRIEVRGDTFIAYVDGQPVVQARDSSFSGGGIGFRSWDNSSACFDDLTVRRP, via the coding sequence ATGTCAGGTGTCAAATGGAGCGGCGCCGGTCAATCACTGACCGAACTCGGCATTCTCATCGGTTTAATAGCAGCCGTCGTTATCGTCGGATTAACCATGACCGGTGAAGGAACGCGCGATGCACTCTGTCAAGCGGCGAGTGCCTTCGGGGTCACGTGCGGCGATCTCTTGCGCGACACCTTTGTCACCCTTGATAGCTGGGCGATCCACCACGGACGTTGGCAACTCCGTGATGGTCGACTCTGCATCGACGGCCCCGGTCGCATTTATCGTCCCCTCGACCGACACGACTACATCATCGAGGTGGATATGGCTCGCATCACCAGAGGTAACGGGTACGGCGTCTTTTTTCGAGATTCGGGTGGTGAAAAATTTAACGGCTATTCGTTTCAATACGATCCGGGGTACGGTCGCGGCGCATTCATCATTCGCAAATGGGTCAATGGCAACGAGCTATCAATGCCTATTGCCCGCACCAATGCCCCCCTCAACTACGACTGGTATGGTACTGATCGGCGAGTACGGATCGAAGTTCGTGGTGATACCTTTATCGCCTACGTTGACGGCCAACCGGTTGTGCAAGCACGAGATAGCAGTTTTAGCGGCGGCGGCATCGGTTTTCGGAGTTGGGATAATTCAAGTGCCTGCTTCGACGATCTGACGGTACGCCGTCCATAA
- a CDS encoding G8 domain-containing protein, which translates to MHYRLPTRSRIVFGIISLTLLIILTPLLAWTAPTQTQVVSLSTHRYDLQITAGSTLAWRNDSSDFHRLRAIDGSWETPLMRPGEVVTQTFTVSGQSAFLCDIDPTMRGTVSVQAAHTVFVPMVASQTFERWSQPQTWGGRLPQAGDAVQIPAGKVILLDVSPPPLQSLLIEGELIFDRRDLDLTVGWIMIHGQGRLRIGSPTAPFAQRATITLTATDPNENVMGMGTRGILLMGGSFEAYGVTPNHPWTVLNNHAAAGTRELILRDTVDWQIGDQVVIAPTDFFGVAQTERLTVEAVDGTRVQVSTPLQQARWGRLQYVNSSGMTLTPTNEVTPLVLDERAEVGNLSRRIVIQGADDDRWRNDRFGAQIMVMNNASLRLDGVELRRVGQGGRLGRYPIHFHLLSYDADGNWTGDATNNVITNSSIWNSVNRCIVIHGTNGTTIRNNICYDIAGHAIFLEDAVERRNVIEGNLVLRVRQPPQPLIASDRSSFRRGPSGFWLTNPDNTVRGNVAADTEGNGFWLAFPDQPLGANKRVPIRPVHLPLGIFSHNVAHSNSKPGINIDFAPFDDEGNTKEIKYIPTVNGEPFRYENRVRFTLSDITTYKNNDNGLWNRVSWPDYVRFVSADNVGMFFAGAGDSGKIVDSLIIGESLNNQSPRPTTDQPNTAVASYHSTFDIDNNVIVNFPLHNRLDRASGAFATNDYYTRAVDRGLIRNPHNRLINAHPGRRVISPNINTPAGNAALAGALWDPHGYWGPAGNYWVYDIPFLTVGQTCVAVAPVGQNGQSCRGPYYGVGGLRIDNGDPYKPRMPLTVTRLDATNQPIAQWIVTEGRGSGTNTFGIMPWMRHFTAVTGGRYRVEFRDGTTTTPLPLQELKITLSNMHTTDDRLILALPFGGSGTVEAYLTTRENYQDSAPGAAERRDLTPVTSFAALVATDNSFWHDTASQQVWVNVQGGVPSWNGAPLDPLSDTALYRETMLRIYRP; encoded by the coding sequence ATGCACTATCGCCTTCCCACCCGATCTAGGATAGTGTTCGGCATCATCAGCCTAACACTGCTGATCATACTCACACCGCTTTTGGCATGGACAGCCCCGACCCAAACGCAGGTTGTTTCACTTTCCACCCATCGCTACGATCTCCAGATCACTGCCGGCAGCACGCTCGCATGGCGCAACGACAGTTCCGACTTCCACCGGCTACGGGCCATTGACGGCAGTTGGGAGACGCCGCTCATGCGGCCCGGCGAGGTCGTGACCCAGACCTTCACCGTTAGCGGCCAATCGGCATTTTTGTGCGATATTGACCCAACGATGCGCGGTACGGTCAGCGTGCAGGCAGCCCATACCGTATTCGTGCCGATGGTGGCGAGTCAAACGTTTGAGCGCTGGTCGCAACCGCAGACGTGGGGTGGTCGTTTGCCTCAAGCAGGCGATGCGGTGCAGATTCCCGCCGGCAAAGTGATCTTGCTCGACGTTAGCCCACCGCCATTACAGAGTTTGCTCATCGAGGGCGAGCTGATCTTTGATCGGCGTGATCTGGATTTAACCGTCGGCTGGATTATGATCCACGGCCAAGGCCGCCTACGCATCGGCAGCCCCACCGCGCCATTTGCGCAACGAGCGACGATTACCCTGACCGCAACCGATCCGAATGAAAATGTGATGGGGATGGGCACGCGCGGCATCTTGTTGATGGGTGGATCGTTTGAGGCGTATGGCGTAACGCCAAACCATCCGTGGACGGTCTTGAACAATCACGCGGCTGCCGGTACGCGCGAACTGATATTGCGCGACACGGTTGACTGGCAGATCGGCGATCAGGTAGTGATTGCGCCGACCGACTTCTTTGGCGTAGCCCAAACCGAACGCCTCACCGTCGAGGCGGTTGACGGCACACGGGTGCAGGTAAGTACACCGCTGCAACAAGCGCGGTGGGGCCGCTTGCAGTACGTGAATAGCAGCGGGATGACTCTGACGCCGACGAACGAGGTAACACCGCTCGTCCTTGATGAACGGGCCGAGGTAGGCAATCTCTCGCGCCGGATTGTGATTCAGGGGGCCGACGATGATCGCTGGCGTAATGACCGTTTTGGCGCCCAGATCATGGTCATGAACAACGCCAGCCTACGGCTCGATGGTGTAGAGTTACGACGGGTCGGACAAGGTGGTCGGCTGGGTCGTTACCCGATCCATTTTCATTTGTTGTCGTATGATGCCGACGGCAACTGGACCGGTGATGCCACCAACAACGTGATCACCAATTCGAGCATCTGGAACTCGGTCAACCGCTGCATTGTCATTCATGGCACAAACGGCACTACCATTCGTAACAACATCTGCTATGACATCGCCGGTCACGCTATCTTCCTCGAAGATGCGGTCGAGCGGCGCAATGTCATTGAGGGGAATCTAGTGCTGCGCGTGCGCCAACCGCCACAGCCGCTAATCGCCAGTGACCGGAGCAGTTTTCGGCGGGGGCCGTCTGGGTTCTGGCTGACCAACCCTGATAACACGGTACGGGGCAATGTTGCCGCCGATACCGAGGGCAATGGGTTTTGGCTGGCTTTCCCCGATCAACCACTCGGCGCGAATAAGCGTGTACCGATACGGCCGGTTCATCTCCCGCTTGGCATCTTTAGCCACAACGTCGCCCATTCTAACAGCAAACCGGGCATTAACATCGATTTTGCTCCGTTTGACGATGAAGGTAATACAAAAGAAATCAAATACATCCCAACCGTTAACGGTGAGCCATTCCGTTACGAGAACCGCGTGCGCTTCACGCTGAGCGACATTACAACCTACAAAAACAATGATAATGGGTTGTGGAATCGGGTGTCGTGGCCCGATTATGTACGGTTTGTATCGGCAGATAACGTTGGGATGTTCTTTGCCGGCGCCGGTGATAGTGGCAAGATTGTTGATTCGCTGATCATTGGGGAGAGTTTGAACAACCAATCACCGCGACCGACCACCGATCAGCCCAACACAGCGGTTGCCAGTTATCACAGTACGTTCGACATTGACAACAACGTCATCGTGAACTTTCCACTCCACAACCGGCTCGACCGGGCCAGTGGTGCGTTTGCAACTAATGATTACTACACTCGTGCAGTTGATCGCGGCTTGATTCGTAATCCGCACAACCGCCTGATCAATGCCCATCCGGGTCGGCGAGTTATCTCACCGAACATCAATACACCCGCCGGCAATGCAGCGTTAGCCGGCGCATTGTGGGACCCGCACGGTTATTGGGGACCGGCCGGCAATTATTGGGTGTACGACATTCCTTTCTTAACGGTGGGGCAGACGTGTGTCGCCGTCGCACCGGTCGGCCAGAATGGGCAGAGTTGTCGCGGGCCGTACTATGGTGTGGGTGGATTGCGCATCGACAACGGCGATCCGTATAAGCCGCGGATGCCACTCACCGTTACCCGGCTCGATGCAACCAATCAACCGATAGCACAGTGGATCGTCACCGAAGGGAGGGGGAGCGGCACCAATACCTTTGGCATTATGCCGTGGATGCGTCACTTCACCGCAGTCACCGGTGGGCGGTATCGAGTCGAGTTCCGTGATGGAACGACGACTACCCCACTACCGCTGCAAGAGTTGAAGATCACGCTGAGCAACATGCACACCACAGATGATCGGCTTATCTTGGCGCTTCCCTTTGGTGGCAGCGGAACGGTAGAAGCGTATCTGACCACGCGCGAAAACTATCAAGATTCGGCACCGGGTGCCGCCGAGCGGCGCGATCTCACACCGGTTACGTCGTTCGCGGCGTTGGTCGCCACCGACAATAGCTTTTGGCACGATACGGCCTCGCAACAGGTATGGGTGAATGTACAGGGTGGCGTACCGAGCTGGAACGGCGCACCGCTCGATCCGTTATCCGATACGGCACTCTATCGAGAGACGATGTTGCGGATCTACCGTCCCTAA
- a CDS encoding GIY-YIG nuclease family protein, with amino-acid sequence MRNYNFYIYVLTNWNNKVMYIGITNNLERRIYEHKNKMVDGFTKKYNVNKLVYYEHTTDVHAAIAREKEIKKWRREKKNKLVMSMNPEWKDLSLEWG; translated from the coding sequence ATGAGAAACTATAACTTTTATATTTACGTTCTTACTAACTGGAACAACAAAGTCATGTATATCGGTATAACAAATAACCTTGAACGCAGGATATATGAACACAAAAACAAAATGGTAGATGGTTTTACTAAAAAATACAACGTAAATAAACTGGTCTACTATGAACACACAACAGACGTCCACGCGGCAATCGCTAGGGAAAAGGAGATTAAAAAATGGCGACGGGAGAAGAAGAACAAATTGGTAATGAGTATGAACCCTGAATGGAAGGATTTGAGTTTGGAGTGGGGATAA
- a CDS encoding glucosidase family protein, whose amino-acid sequence MKQLIIVLIGIVLLVSCSPPPPNQTDQLTEPFRSAWQAAGGPRIGPPLGEPRWVDDTLVQYFATIRIVALPDGGAIAERLPADWRSSVPRPVIELPTVPQRASLALATPTDVMQPLQPVRITLRIPAYSGPTTVQLYDVAGHLTTQGVTTVSDGLGEITLFAGGTLGPQWAVALIDGRLAGAHSRLFTLDAETFLSSGSSDIDSLYPRIRRLMAEARVSYELNGRLIGGYRSPDNPLLWLRDHVYQGRGFRYFETDVTSLLDAFRDAQLPDGSLPDVIDYPERYVQAFRKEVESDVEFLYVQGVYEAWQMTGDDEWLRSHLPALRRAIEYITTNPLRWNAERGLVRRPYTIDMWDFAYGPTTMSPDGKPAPRHWIGPDTIWGMFHGDNTGLAYALFLLARIENRVGDPTRAKRYFDLSDQIMQRLNALAWNGRFFTHFIPEDATFVPAGVDAAAQLSLSNAYALNRRVLSVGQAQAIVETYYARRDFTRAFAEWYSIDPPFPPGSFGMAGGKGEQPGEYVNGGIMPLVGGELARGAFAFGFEPYGLDILRRYANLLRLTNASYLWYYPDGRPGISGPDTIPTDGWGASAMLGALFEGLAGVFDDASRYEEVIISPRWPVEPTVKQAYVVTRYPASTGYVAYRWQRDDRSLRLLITGSGRQATVRFLLPTDVGDRLTMMVDNQPVTPLIEVIGNSRYASVTLDRLNVEVIVTWP is encoded by the coding sequence ATGAAGCAGCTCATCATCGTCTTGATCGGGATCGTTCTGCTCGTCAGTTGCAGCCCGCCCCCTCCCAACCAAACCGACCAACTTACCGAACCATTTCGCAGCGCATGGCAAGCCGCAGGTGGTCCGAGAATCGGCCCACCCCTGGGCGAACCACGGTGGGTTGATGATACGCTCGTTCAGTATTTTGCAACCATCAGGATCGTTGCGCTCCCGGACGGTGGGGCTATCGCCGAACGGTTGCCCGCCGATTGGCGCTCGTCTGTACCGCGTCCGGTCATTGAACTGCCGACGGTTCCACAACGCGCTTCATTAGCCCTTGCTACGCCAACGGATGTTATGCAACCGCTCCAACCGGTACGTATCACCCTTCGCATCCCGGCTTACAGCGGCCCGACGACAGTTCAGCTCTACGATGTCGCCGGCCATCTGACAACACAAGGTGTCACGACGGTGAGTGATGGCCTCGGCGAGATAACCCTGTTCGCCGGTGGCACTCTTGGCCCCCAGTGGGCCGTCGCCCTGATCGATGGTCGGTTGGCCGGTGCCCATAGCCGCTTGTTTACCCTCGATGCTGAAACCTTTTTGAGCAGTGGTTCAAGTGACATCGACTCGCTCTATCCGCGTATTCGCCGTCTCATGGCCGAGGCAAGGGTAAGCTACGAGTTGAACGGTCGGTTGATCGGCGGTTATCGCTCACCCGATAATCCGCTGCTCTGGCTCCGCGATCACGTCTATCAAGGACGAGGGTTTCGCTATTTTGAAACCGATGTCACCAGCCTCCTCGACGCCTTCCGCGATGCACAATTGCCCGATGGTAGCCTGCCTGATGTGATCGATTACCCTGAGCGGTATGTGCAGGCCTTCCGTAAAGAGGTTGAGTCCGATGTTGAGTTTTTGTACGTGCAGGGTGTGTACGAAGCGTGGCAGATGACCGGTGATGATGAGTGGTTGCGTTCCCATTTGCCCGCATTGCGACGGGCTATCGAGTATATAACAACTAACCCGCTACGTTGGAACGCTGAGCGTGGTTTGGTCAGACGCCCGTATACGATTGATATGTGGGATTTTGCCTACGGCCCAACCACAATGAGTCCTGATGGTAAACCGGCTCCACGCCACTGGATCGGGCCGGATACGATTTGGGGCATGTTTCACGGGGATAATACCGGCTTGGCGTATGCCCTCTTTTTACTTGCCCGAATTGAAAATCGGGTCGGTGACCCGACACGGGCTAAACGCTATTTCGATCTGTCTGACCAGATTATGCAGCGCTTGAATGCGTTGGCGTGGAATGGCCGCTTTTTCACCCATTTCATCCCCGAAGATGCAACGTTTGTCCCGGCAGGGGTTGATGCGGCTGCACAACTGAGCCTCTCCAATGCCTATGCCCTCAACCGGCGGGTGCTGTCGGTGGGTCAAGCGCAGGCGATTGTCGAGACGTACTATGCCCGGCGCGATTTCACCCGTGCCTTCGCCGAATGGTACAGCATCGACCCGCCGTTTCCGCCGGGTAGTTTTGGCATGGCCGGTGGTAAGGGTGAACAACCCGGTGAGTATGTCAACGGAGGGATTATGCCGCTCGTCGGGGGTGAACTGGCGCGGGGCGCATTCGCCTTCGGCTTCGAGCCGTATGGTCTCGATATTCTGCGGCGCTATGCCAATCTGCTGCGCCTGACCAACGCTTCGTATTTGTGGTATTACCCCGATGGACGACCCGGCATTTCCGGCCCTGATACCATCCCCACCGATGGCTGGGGGGCCAGTGCAATGCTCGGTGCGCTGTTCGAGGGCTTGGCCGGTGTGTTCGATGATGCATCCCGTTACGAAGAGGTGATCATCAGCCCGCGCTGGCCGGTCGAACCGACGGTCAAGCAGGCTTATGTCGTGACGCGCTACCCTGCCTCGACCGGCTATGTCGCCTACCGTTGGCAGCGCGATGATCGGTCGCTCCGTTTGTTGATCACCGGGAGCGGACGACAGGCGACGGTGCGCTTCCTTCTGCCCACTGATGTCGGTGATCGGCTGACGATGATGGTAGACAACCAACCGGTCACACCGCTGATTGAGGTGATCGGCAATAGTCGGTATGCTAGCGTTACGCTTGACCGGCTCAATGTTGAGGTGATAGTGACGTGGCCGTGA
- a CDS encoding HAD-IIA family hydrolase — translation MIAFSAIRAVLFDMDGVLYRGQTPLPGVADLWQFLHDHQIAFACATNNASMTPQQYAAKLAAMGIVLPADRVITSAQATALYLRDHYPPGTRVFVVGMQGLRAALFADGYFVEDDDAPELVVQGADFTLTYERLKRATLHIRRGARFISTNPDRTFPSEEGLIPGAGAIAAALTAATDVSPLVIGKPAPTMFLIGAKMLDAPPSATLVVGDRLDTDIAGAIAAGMPSVLVLTGVSTVEEATTGPIRPDLIVADLPELLARWADELSAQL, via the coding sequence ATGATAGCATTCTCTGCAATCCGCGCCGTACTGTTCGATATGGACGGTGTGCTCTACCGGGGGCAAACGCCGCTGCCCGGCGTCGCCGATCTGTGGCAGTTTTTGCACGATCACCAGATCGCCTTCGCCTGTGCGACTAACAACGCTTCGATGACGCCGCAGCAGTACGCGGCTAAGTTGGCTGCCATGGGCATAGTGCTGCCGGCAGATCGCGTGATTACGTCGGCCCAAGCAACTGCCCTGTATCTGCGTGATCACTACCCGCCGGGTACGCGCGTGTTTGTGGTCGGCATGCAGGGGTTACGCGCAGCATTGTTTGCCGATGGTTACTTTGTCGAGGATGACGACGCTCCGGAATTGGTTGTGCAGGGTGCCGATTTTACGCTCACCTACGAGCGGCTCAAACGGGCAACGCTACATATCCGGCGTGGCGCCCGCTTCATCTCTACGAATCCCGACCGCACCTTTCCCAGCGAAGAGGGTCTCATTCCCGGCGCCGGTGCAATTGCTGCCGCCCTCACTGCTGCTACCGATGTCTCACCGCTGGTGATTGGCAAGCCGGCGCCAACGATGTTTCTGATCGGCGCTAAGATGTTAGATGCTCCTCCGTCCGCAACACTTGTGGTTGGTGATCGGCTTGATACCGATATTGCCGGTGCAATCGCCGCCGGCATGCCGTCGGTGTTGGTGTTGACCGGCGTCAGTACAGTTGAAGAAGCTACCACCGGCCCGATCCGGCCTGATCTGATCGTGGCTGATTTGCCTGAGTTGCTGGCCCGCTGGGCCGATGAATTATCGGCGCAACTGTAA
- a CDS encoding GIY-YIG nuclease family protein, producing MYIGITNNLERRIYEHKNKMVDGFTKNITLINWSTMNTRPRGNC from the coding sequence TTGTATATTGGTATCACGAACAACCTTGAACGCAGGATATATGAACATAAAAACAAAATGGTAGATGGTTTTACTAAAAATATAACGTTAATAAACTGGTCTACTATGAACACACGTCCACGCGGCAATTGCTAG
- the argS gene encoding arginine--tRNA ligase codes for MRYALERFITDIKDAIAATGKVPVDLIEITTPKPNIPADRTFVTFKAAKVLGVDPAKLAAELAATIAPPPDSLIGEVTATGAFLNFSLHPQRLAAAVLNEIETAGEAYGTVADGAGRTVVIDYSSPNIAKRMHVGHIRSTIIGQALVHIFRALGYRVIGDNHLGDWGTQFGIILAAMQRYGRPQNEGEAAMAELEALYARYNAEMKDDPALEDEARRWSLALERGDPEARSLWQWCVDLSLRAAQRNYDRLGIRFDYAYGESFYEAMLPGVIEEALRSEAAFRDVDGAVVAELDKLPKFIIQRSDGGTVYMTRDIATIKFRLQEFSPSHIIYVVDARQELHFRQLFAIVRAMGYARDVELVHVPFGVITTPDGQPLSTKKGNMVYLEALLDDAVARARALVDAKSADLPLEERAAIAEAVGIGAVIYNDLYQDPRRNITLDWDRMLSIEGNSAAYLQYSHARCRSILRRAADEGVALAEADLTLLTHPSEQRLIRHLARLPEAVREAGARYAPFVIADWCYTTAREFGIFFEQCPVLRAETPALRAARLQLVAATANALRNGLALLGIQAPERM; via the coding sequence ATGCGCTATGCGCTTGAACGCTTTATTACCGATATTAAAGATGCTATCGCCGCGACCGGTAAAGTGCCGGTTGATCTGATTGAGATTACCACTCCCAAACCGAATATTCCCGCCGACCGCACCTTTGTCACGTTTAAGGCGGCCAAGGTGCTTGGTGTTGACCCGGCTAAGCTCGCGGCGGAACTGGCTGCTACCATTGCACCACCACCCGATTCGCTGATCGGTGAGGTGACAGCCACCGGTGCGTTTCTCAACTTCTCGCTGCACCCGCAACGGCTGGCAGCGGCTGTCCTGAACGAGATCGAGACCGCCGGTGAAGCATACGGCACGGTGGCCGATGGCGCCGGACGCACCGTAGTGATCGATTATTCTTCGCCCAATATCGCCAAGCGCATGCACGTCGGCCATATCCGCTCGACGATTATCGGGCAGGCGCTCGTTCATATCTTCCGCGCGCTTGGCTATCGCGTGATCGGCGATAACCATCTCGGCGACTGGGGGACGCAATTTGGCATTATTTTGGCCGCTATGCAGCGCTATGGCCGTCCCCAAAACGAAGGCGAAGCGGCGATGGCCGAACTTGAGGCGCTCTATGCGCGCTACAACGCCGAGATGAAAGACGATCCGGCCCTCGAAGACGAGGCCCGGCGCTGGTCGTTGGCCCTCGAACGCGGCGATCCAGAGGCGCGTTCGTTGTGGCAGTGGTGTGTGGATCTGTCATTGCGGGCCGCCCAACGCAACTACGACCGGCTCGGCATCCGCTTCGATTACGCCTACGGCGAAAGCTTCTACGAGGCGATGCTGCCCGGTGTGATCGAAGAGGCGCTCCGTTCCGAAGCGGCGTTCCGCGATGTCGATGGCGCGGTGGTGGCCGAACTCGACAAGCTCCCTAAATTCATTATCCAACGCAGCGACGGTGGCACCGTCTATATGACCCGTGACATCGCGACGATTAAATTCCGCCTCCAAGAGTTCAGCCCGTCGCATATCATCTACGTGGTTGATGCTCGCCAGGAACTGCACTTCCGCCAGCTCTTCGCAATCGTGCGGGCGATGGGCTACGCCCGCGATGTCGAGCTGGTGCATGTCCCGTTCGGTGTGATTACAACCCCTGACGGCCAGCCCCTCTCGACCAAGAAGGGCAATATGGTCTATCTTGAAGCTCTGCTCGACGATGCAGTGGCGCGGGCGCGAGCTTTGGTCGATGCCAAGAGCGCCGATCTGCCGCTTGAAGAGCGGGCCGCTATCGCCGAGGCGGTTGGCATTGGTGCGGTAATCTACAACGACCTCTATCAAGACCCGCGCCGGAATATTACCCTCGATTGGGATCGTATGCTCTCGATTGAGGGGAACAGCGCTGCCTATCTGCAATATTCGCACGCACGCTGCCGCTCGATCTTGCGTCGTGCTGCCGATGAGGGTGTTGCACTCGCCGAAGCCGATCTGACGTTGTTGACCCACCCAAGCGAGCAACGCCTCATTCGCCATCTGGCCCGCTTGCCCGAGGCGGTGCGCGAGGCTGGGGCGCGCTACGCGCCGTTCGTCATCGCCGACTGGTGCTACACCACTGCCCGCGAATTCGGCATCTTCTTCGAGCAGTGCCCGGTGTTGCGCGCAGAGACGCCGGCCCTGCGCGCTGCGCGCTTGCAATTGGTCGCCGCGACCGCCAATGCGCTGCGAAATGGCTTGGCGTTGTTGGGGATTCAGGCCCCAGAGCGAATGTGA
- a CDS encoding lipase family alpha/beta hydrolase: MSRFPIIFIPGFTGSFNLPVLLDWRGPTLSGWDFPPFVDYGKTLLQTFTQAGYRRNRDLFVAFYDWRKPVEESARRYLTAWIDKAKKAANTNKVILIGHSMGGLVARSYIQSPEYPNRNDVARLITLGTPHRGSAEAYTAWAGAEPHADETLRTIFAVYLWYLRHIHPFQTELDKVKTIQTQVPGVRDLLPIEDYLLTGNPPQLKPIGTMESRNWWGEMANKPEAIATLLQRVPVTTITGTGFNTISTILVGPPPTDHSLRYADGAPLSRQYDAQGDGTVLQRMATVPNANNLPPLPVSHGALPDSPQVLGLLCTELGVSPAILGAAPATMIPPTPRLVIMTASPIQVEVEAPAGQPLAPVGVLGSSVIRKLRRRRRVRGRNYGHEGKALNLVVIDYPTAGDYQITVHGTDHGHFAVGAMLCGMGEPPVLGGVGATATAEPVITTVEGEISRESDLFYTISVRSADEPPRMSFNAQRTMMAVINRLGTAMSERGGVLGAAPVTDDRLRRAVMGDEAAVRAMMAAPADQRRQMINSLIELCQTLIGDEYERALAIVHALEMVRDAE, translated from the coding sequence ATGTCACGTTTCCCTATCATCTTCATTCCCGGCTTTACCGGTTCGTTCAACCTGCCGGTCTTACTCGATTGGCGCGGCCCGACGTTGAGCGGATGGGATTTTCCGCCTTTCGTCGATTACGGAAAAACGCTCTTGCAAACGTTTACCCAAGCCGGCTATCGCCGCAATCGCGATCTGTTTGTTGCCTTTTACGACTGGCGTAAGCCGGTTGAGGAGAGTGCTCGTCGTTACCTCACCGCCTGGATTGATAAAGCGAAGAAGGCAGCTAATACCAACAAGGTTATTCTGATCGGTCACAGCATGGGTGGGTTAGTGGCCCGCAGTTACATTCAGTCTCCCGAATATCCCAACCGCAACGATGTAGCCCGCCTGATCACCTTGGGCACACCACACCGCGGCTCGGCAGAGGCCTACACCGCTTGGGCGGGGGCCGAACCGCACGCCGACGAGACGTTGCGCACGATCTTTGCGGTGTATCTGTGGTATCTGCGCCACATTCACCCCTTCCAAACCGAACTCGATAAGGTAAAGACGATCCAAACACAAGTACCGGGTGTGCGTGATCTGTTACCGATAGAGGATTATCTGCTCACCGGTAATCCACCGCAGTTGAAGCCGATCGGTACCATGGAGAGCCGGAACTGGTGGGGTGAGATGGCAAATAAACCCGAAGCTATTGCAACGCTGCTCCAACGAGTGCCGGTAACCACAATTACGGGGACCGGCTTTAACACGATCAGCACAATACTGGTGGGGCCACCACCCACCGATCACAGCTTGCGCTACGCCGATGGCGCACCGCTGAGCCGCCAATACGATGCCCAAGGCGATGGTACCGTCTTGCAACGGATGGCGACGGTACCGAATGCCAACAATCTACCGCCGTTGCCGGTCAGCCATGGCGCTTTGCCCGATAGCCCACAAGTACTTGGGCTGCTTTGCACGGAATTGGGGGTCAGCCCGGCCATCTTGGGAGCAGCACCGGCGACGATGATACCACCCACACCGCGGTTGGTGATAATGACTGCGTCACCGATTCAGGTTGAAGTTGAAGCGCCTGCCGGTCAACCACTCGCACCGGTAGGAGTACTCGGTAGCAGTGTGATAAGGAAATTGCGGCGGCGGCGACGGGTGCGTGGGCGCAATTATGGTCACGAGGGCAAAGCGCTCAATTTGGTGGTCATCGATTATCCCACTGCCGGCGATTATCAGATTACGGTGCATGGTACCGATCACGGCCATTTTGCGGTGGGGGCGATGTTGTGTGGCATGGGTGAACCGCCGGTACTCGGTGGTGTCGGGGCAACTGCGACGGCAGAACCGGTCATTACCACCGTCGAGGGTGAGATTAGCCGGGAGAGCGACCTGTTTTACACCATCAGTGTACGCAGCGCCGACGAGCCACCGCGCATGAGTTTCAATGCTCAACGCACGATGATGGCGGTTATCAACCGGCTGGGCACGGCGATGAGTGAGCGAGGCGGAGTGCTAGGCGCAGCACCGGTCACCGATGATCGATTGCGTCGTGCGGTAATGGGTGATGAGGCAGCGGTACGTGCGATGATGGCGGCGCCGGCAGATCAGCGCCGGCAGATGATAAACAGCTTGATCGAGTTGTGTCAGACGTTGATCGGCGATGAATATGAGCGCGCATTGGCAATTGTGCATGCGCTTGAGATGGTGCGAGACGCGGAATGA